GCCGTTGGAAACGTGTTCGTCATGGCTGTGTATAAATTCATAAAGTAATTACGACTGATATAAAAAGAGCCGATCCGCAAGGATCGGCTCTTTTGCACGTGTTTATTTATTTTGCAGCGGCAAGGGCTGTTTCAGGATATTGAAACGGACCATGTAAATCATCCAGCCGATGAAGGCTGCCAGACAGCCGCTGAAGAAGGTTACAGCGTCTGTCGTCGTCAGGGCGTAAATGCAGTAAATAATAGATACGCCGGACAGGAAAATAGACGTATTTCTGTTGCAGACGGCATTGGAAATCTGTTCTTTTTCCAAGATAGATTTCAATGCGAAAGCGCAGAAGATGTAAGGAATAACGTTTGTCACGACGGCCAGGTTTGCCAGGAGCTCGAACTGTTTGGCCAGCGTCGGGCTGATGGTCATCAGGGCCAGGCAGCTTTGCATAGCCAGGATGAGGATCATGCCTTTGACCGGAACGTCGGCGTTGGTGACCTTGGCGAATACCTTCGGGAACAAGCCCCGCTGGGCGCTGGTCTTAAAGACGCGGGCCAGGGTAAACTGCCACGACAGGAGCGAGCCGGCGCAGGAGAAGACCATCAGGCCCATGACGACCTTGCCGGCCGTAGAGCCGAGCATGTACGAAAAGGCCAGGCCGAAGGGGGCGCTGGAGCTCAGGATTTCCGCATTGGGAACGATGCCGGCAATGACGTTCGTCGAGGCGACATAGATAAACGCTACGCCCAAGGTGCTGACGAAGGTTGCGATGGGAACGGAACGCTGCGGATTTTCTACGGCGTCCATGTTGACGGCAGCCGATTCCAGACCCAGGAAAGACCAGAGGGTCAGGGCAATGGAATTGCCGACGGCGTCGATGAACCCAACGTCGTTCGGATTCCACGAAGAAATCCACGTAGACGGTTCAAACCAGTACCAACCGATGAGCGAGATGCCCAGGACGGGAATAATCGCGCCCCAGATCGTTATCGTGCTGAGCTTGCCCGAATAGCGGGAGCCGCTGAAATTTAACGCGGCCGCGATCCAGAGCAAGGCGATTGTATATAAACATGTTTGCAGCGGCGTAAAGGAGGTTCCTAAGAACCCGGCGCCATATCCTACGGCAGAAATGGCGATAGCCACGTTTGCAATGACGATGGAAACTGCATAGGCATAATTTGCCATAAAATGTCCTATTCGCCCGAAGGCGTATTCGGAATAACCGCCCATTCCGCCAGGCTTCGTAGTAAACATGCCGCATCGGGCGAAAGTCATAGCCAGGGCGAGCGAGCCGAGAGCCGTAATTAACCACGAAATAATGGAAATCGTACCGACTTCAGCAAGTTTGGTCGGCAGCATGATGATGCCTGCCCCCAACATATTGGCTGCAGTGACGAAGGTCAGCTGAACCAAAGACATTTTACGACGTGTAGTTTTCATTATCAGTCCTTCTTTCATTGTAAAATTTTAGTATGAACAACTATTTATTTTGGCTAGTTCATTCTATCATTTTTGTGAAGAAAATAAAATAGTTTTTGAAAAATAATTATATGAAAATAGTACGTATAGAGAACGTTATATACCGTAAAGATATAGTAAAAAACTTTCCCATTTTTTACATTGTCAGAAGTGCAAAAAAACGCATGGACAAAGATGCCCATGCGTTTAGTTACGACAATATCAATTGAAATTAGTCGATGTTTTCTACGATGCAAGCCGTGCCCTGGCCGCCGCCGATGCAGAGGGTAGCCAAGCCGTATTTGCCGCCGACTTCTTTCAAGCCGTAGAGCAGCGTAACGAGGATACGAGCGCCGGAAGCTCCGATCGGATGGCCGAGAGCGATAGCGCCGCCGTGGATGTTGACTTTGCTCATGTCGAGGCCGAGTTCGCGAACAACGTATACGGACTGTGCTGCGAACGCTTCGTTAGCTTCTACGAGGGAGAGATCGTCAGCTGTGAGGCCGGCTTTTTCCAAAGCTTTGCGGGAAGAAGGAACAGGTCCGATACCCATGATGGAAGGATCAACGCCTGC
This region of Megasphaera stantonii genomic DNA includes:
- the potE gene encoding putrescine-ornithine antiporter codes for the protein MKTTRRKMSLVQLTFVTAANMLGAGIIMLPTKLAEVGTISIISWLITALGSLALAMTFARCGMFTTKPGGMGGYSEYAFGRIGHFMANYAYAVSIVIANVAIAISAVGYGAGFLGTSFTPLQTCLYTIALLWIAAALNFSGSRYSGKLSTITIWGAIIPVLGISLIGWYWFEPSTWISSWNPNDVGFIDAVGNSIALTLWSFLGLESAAVNMDAVENPQRSVPIATFVSTLGVAFIYVASTNVIAGIVPNAEILSSSAPFGLAFSYMLGSTAGKVVMGLMVFSCAGSLLSWQFTLARVFKTSAQRGLFPKVFAKVTNADVPVKGMILILAMQSCLALMTISPTLAKQFELLANLAVVTNVIPYIFCAFALKSILEKEQISNAVCNRNTSIFLSGVSIIYCIYALTTTDAVTFFSGCLAAFIGWMIYMVRFNILKQPLPLQNK